GGATCCGCAAGGTCAGTCCCGATCAGGCTCAGGGTGGTCGCTATTGGTCAAACTACACATGGCACGGTGACCAAAATCCTGCTCACCCATTCTGGTCCGGTGTGCAAGGATCGGACATCGACCTCTCGGACATGCGTTTCTCCAAGCTGAACACCAGTTGGGGCAAGAATTTCGTCGAGAACAAAATGCCGGAAGCGCACTGGAAACTCGAGTGTATTGAGCGAGGTGCGCGTGTTGTGGTCATCACGCCGGAGTACAATCCAACGGCCTATCGGGCCGACTACTGGATGCCGCTCCGTCCGGAATCTGACGGAGCGCTGTTTTTGGGTGCCATGAAGATCATTGTCGATGAAAACATGCACGACACAGACTTCATGAAGCAATTCACGGATGCTCCGATCTTGGTCCGCACCGATACGCTTCAGTACCTTGATCCGCGGGACGTGATCGCCGATTACAAGTTTCCGGATTTTTCCAAGAGCTATTCGGGCCGGATTCAGTCATTGAAGCCGGAACAGATTGAGCGGCTCGGCGGCATGATGGTGTGGGATCTCAATAAGAAACAGGCGGTACCACTGCATCGTGAACAGGTAGGATGGCACTATACGAACAGCGGTATCGACGCCGCACTTACTGGAAGTTATCGAATCAAGCTTCTCAATGGACGCGAGATCGATGCGATGCCGATTTGGCAAATGTACATGGTGCACTTCCAAGACTACGACCTGGATACGGTCCATCAGATATGCAGGACCCCGAAGGACTTGATTGTACGATGGGCTCGTGATTCCGGTACGATCAAACCGGCCGCGATTCACAATGGTGAAGGGACCTGTCACTATTTCCATCAGACCATCAACTCCCGTGGCGCCGCGATGGTCCTGATTATTACGGGCAACGTCGGCAAGTTCGGGACCGGTCAGCATACCTGGGCCGGTAACTACAAGGCTGGATGTTGGACGGCAACCCCCTGGTCGGGTGCCGGCTTGGCCGTACACACGGGCGAAGATCCCTTCAACATTACGTTGGATCCGAATGCCCATGGGAAGGAGATCAAGACCAAGTCTTACTATTACGGCGAAGAAGTAGGCTATTGGAACCATGGTGACACGGCCTTGATCGTCAATACGCCGAAGTATGGGCGCAAGGTCTTTACCGGCAAGACGCACATGCCGACCCCGAGCAAGTTCCGCTGGGTGACAAACGTCAACGTGCTGAACAACGCCAAGCACCATTACGACATGGTGCGCAACGTCGATCCGAATATCGAATGTCTCATCACGCAGGACATCGAAATGACGTCCGACGTCAACCACAACGACATTGCCTTTGCCTGTAATTCCTGGATGGAGTTCACTTACCCGGAAATGACCATCACGGTTTCCAACCCGTGGGTCCAGATCTGGAAAGGGGGCATCCGCCCGTTGTACGACACCCGTAACGACTTGGATACCTTTGCGGGTGTTGCCGCCAAGCTTTCGGACATGACAGGCGACAAGCGCATGAAGGATTACTTCGCCATGGTCTACGCGAACCGTGTCGATGTGTATGTGCAACGTATGCTCGATGCGTCCAGCACCTTCTACGGCTATTCCGCCGACGTCATGTTGAAGTCGGAAAAGGGCTGGATGGTGATGGTCCGGACCTACCCGCGGCATCCATTTTGGGAAGAGACCAACGAGTCGAAACCAATGTGGACTCGCAGCGGACGATACGAGAATTACCGTATCGAACCGGAAGCCATCGAGTACGGTGAGAACTTCATTTCTCACCGCGAAGGTCCGGAGGCGACACCGTACCTGCCGAACGCCATCTTCACGACGAACCCCTATGTTCGGCCGGACGACTATGGGATCCCGATCACGGCTCAGCACCATGATGACAAGACAGTTCGAAACATTAAACTGTCCTGGCATGAGATCGTACGGCACTCTAATCCTTTGTGGGAGAAGGGGTATCAGTTCTATTGCGTGACCCCGAAGACCCGTCACCGCGTGCACAGTCAATGGTCGGTGAACGACTGGGTGCAGATTTATGAATCCAACTTCGGGGATCCCTACCGGATGGACAAGCGCACCCCGGGCGTGGGCGAACATCAAATCCATATCAATCCTCAAGCCGCGAAAGACCGTGGCATCAACGACGGCGACTACGTGTATGTCGACGGGAACCCGGTGGACCGTCCCTACCGCGGCTGGAAGCCGAGCGATCCGTATTACAAGGTGGCGCGCCTGATGATTCGGGCCAAGTACAACCCGGCGTACCCGTACCACGTGACGATGGCCAAACATGCGCCCTACGTGGCGACGGCCAAATCGGTGAAGGGGCATGAGACCCGACCGGACGGGCGGGCGATCGCGATCGATACAGGGTACCAGTCCAACTTCCGGTACGGCGCTCAACAGTCGTTCACACGGANNNNNNNNNNNNNNNNNNNNNNNNNNNNNNNNNNNNNNNNNNNNNNNNNNNNNNNNNNNNNNNNNNNNNNNNNNNNNNNNNNNNNNNNNNNNNNNNNNNNNNNNNNNNNNNNNNNNNNNNNNNNNNNNNNNNNNNNNNNNNNNNGGGATCGGGGCGCGGGGGCCGTGGGAGCCGGTGCGGACCGGGTTCACGCCCGGCCAGGAGAACGAGTTCATGATCAAGTGGCTCAAAGGCGAACATATCAAGATCAAAGTCTGAGGACGTTAATCGTGACACGTGCATCGTCACAGGGAGGCTGTTGCGTATAACGAATAACGGTTAACGATTAACGAGGAGGAACACCATGCCGGAAGTCTATAATTGGCAGCTGGGGCGGAAGATGCTGTATCCCTATGAGGAACGGCATCCGAAGTGGCAGTTTGCCTT
The Nitrospira sp. SG-bin1 DNA segment above includes these coding regions:
- a CDS encoding nitrate oxidoreductase subunit alpha — encoded protein: APEMIEMMKGAGTRCFKHRAGMPVLGIVGKMGNTRMNGGINALLDTWIRKVSPDQAQGGRYWSNYTWHGDQNPAHPFWSGVQGSDIDLSDMRFSKLNTSWGKNFVENKMPEAHWKLECIERGARVVVITPEYNPTAYRADYWMPLRPESDGALFLGAMKIIVDENMHDTDFMKQFTDAPILVRTDTLQYLDPRDVIADYKFPDFSKSYSGRIQSLKPEQIERLGGMMVWDLNKKQAVPLHREQVGWHYTNSGIDAALTGSYRIKLLNGREIDAMPIWQMYMVHFQDYDLDTVHQICRTPKDLIVRWARDSGTIKPAAIHNGEGTCHYFHQTINSRGAAMVLIITGNVGKFGTGQHTWAGNYKAGCWTATPWSGAGLAVHTGEDPFNITLDPNAHGKEIKTKSYYYGEEVGYWNHGDTALIVNTPKYGRKVFTGKTHMPTPSKFRWVTNVNVLNNAKHHYDMVRNVDPNIECLITQDIEMTSDVNHNDIAFACNSWMEFTYPEMTITVSNPWVQIWKGGIRPLYDTRNDLDTFAGVAAKLSDMTGDKRMKDYFAMVYANRVDVYVQRMLDASSTFYGYSADVMLKSEKGWMVMVRTYPRHPFWEETNESKPMWTRSGRYENYRIEPEAIEYGENFISHREGPEATPYLPNAIFTTNPYVRPDDYGIPITAQHHDDKTVRNIKLSWHEIVRHSNPLWEKGYQFYCVTPKTRHRVHSQWSVNDWVQIYESNFGDPYRMDKRTPGVGEHQIHINPQAAKDRGINDGDYVYVDGNPVDRPYRGWKPSDPYYKVARLMIRAKYNPAYPYHVTMAKHAPYVATAKSVKGHETRPDGRAIAIDTGYQSNFRYGAQQSFTR